A region of the Carya illinoinensis cultivar Pawnee chromosome 16, C.illinoinensisPawnee_v1, whole genome shotgun sequence genome:
TGATTCCCACCTTCCTTATTAATATAAGCTAATGGCAAATTATGAATTTGAACCCAAAACTCTTCTCTATCAAAATTCATCTTGCTTGGTTGAGTAAAACCATCAAATTCCTTAAACACAAACAAAAAGTTATCAAACAGCTAAGGTCTACCATCACCCTCAATTTATTTGCATGCATTGTAAATGATACAGTAAATAAATTTGCACCACACTATTTGAATTATATAGGCTTGTTTACTCTCCATATCTTTGCCATAGTGGTAGCTAACACATCTTTGTCAATAGCACGATCAATGCACAGTTTTCCCACCAAACTAAGTTCACCATTCCTTTGTATTTCTATCACACCCTCCCCTCCAATCTCCAGAATATTAGTTTCCTCTTCTGTTAACTCAATATGCTTCACTTATCTTCTAGATCATCCATCCTTGCCCTACTATCACTGTCTCTTGACAGACTAGCTATGCCAATACCATAGATTATCCTAAGCTACTGACCCCAAACTCTACCTCAGTTCTCTTAAGAGAAAACACATAAGAGACTCGACATAATTCTCACTTTTGATTGGGACTATCAAATTATAATTCCTACcttcaaataaaaagaaagttttCATCCCATATGTTGTTGTCATTAATTGAtcataatttttgttaaaacaaatataagtgattaaattatatttttcttttatctcaaGCTTCTAAAACAAGTGGTAATTTTACATAGTATCATAATAGAGATCTTGAGTTTAACTCTCGACTCTACAATACTttactttatttaattaaatatcttacaCGTTGGACCCACTTATTAAAAGAGAGTTTGACCCACATGTGAACATATATAAATGATTAAGGacttgtttggttacacagatgatatgagaaatttatgaatagtagtgagataatttgtaaatagtattgaaatggtttgaatataattttaaataaaaaaatcataaagttaaaagagggtttgaatatattatttttgttttaggatttgaaaaaattgaattattttttgtattttgtttggaagtttaagaAATCTATAATgaatagatgaaaaattttaaaatttgaaatagaaaaacgtttatgtttgaatgatgtttttggaagttaagataagatgagataattttaaatatttgtgaaaCTAAGCCAAGCCTAAATCTACATCTTCTAGGTTAAACTTTTAGAACAAGTGGTGATTTCAGATTTTGTATCTCCCTTGATTAAAGAAGCATAAGtgcaattttaaaataatactttcTTCGATTCTAATCGTATTTGACTAATAACAAAATCTTGAGTTTATGTATTCCCTTTTTTCCATTGACACTCTAATGTCCGGTGGCAACATTTAATGTTTATATATGGTAGTCAATCAAATGTAACTAATTTctcaatatttaattaaaaaggatttaattataattttaaatatttaattgtgaCATTCTATACTTTGTAGAGTAGATAAAAGCTACTTGATatcatattattaataatttacagAGActaatttgtatttttcttaaaaatatatagaccAGTGTAGAAGTCTAGAAAATGGAACTTCACTTTTTCAGGTAAATATAAGCTTTTCGGGCGGAAAATAAAGGGTGCATTgctgttagaaaaaaaaagatggaataTTTGTGAGCGTCACATCACCAAAAGAAGGGTCAGCCTATGGCACCACATCTTACCTGTAAAGGAGATAGAACCCCACGGAAGCCATTTTGTTTTACCCAATTTGACCCAAAAACTCGTGCCATTTGAATCAAACCTATCTGTGTTAGACATTCtttgtggctaaaatatttttccttaccTAAAACACTCAAAAGTTAATAGTGTTTTGCTACTTGATATGGCAGTATATGAGATGCAAGGGAGAtatattttcacattttcttctattttgtgTCAAGTAATTCGTTTAttcaataacaacaacaacaaagagACGTACAATCAGAGTACAAGGTATAAAATTTACACCACCAACATGGCATTCAACAGAAATTATTATGTTCCTAGTGTTTGATCTGATGAGACTGAATGCGGAATATAAAATCAAGGGAAAGCTAACTGCcccttttaaataaaacatgctcTTCTTCTAATGCAGTCTTATCTCCAACAACTGAAACCCAAATTTCTGCAATTTTATCCACTGTTCCGTCCAAGATTTCTACCAAAGTGAAGGCTCGCTTTGTGCCAATAGACTCCGGCGTTGGAGGGGTTTCATTATTCATGAAGCTTCGGTCAGCAGTTCCTTGTTCATCGATCAATCTTTTAACCCTAGGAACAATGGCCCCATTCAGGTATATAGTGTTGTCAGCACCAACCACAATCATCTTGCGAAGACCATTTCGATAAGCCAGCTCTTTATGCATGTGACCAAACACAACCACACGGATAGAGAACTTGCCAGTCTCTTTTAGGAGGGATATGGCTTGTGCTAGATCTGTATCATAAGATAACATTGCAAGGTAAAAGCATTGCTTAATCTTAGAACAGATggacaaattgcaaaataaagTAGTTCATTTTACTCCTTTCCATAATCAGCCTCAAAGCCAAATTACCTAGTGTAAAACACTAAAACCTCAAAAGTTGAAGAGCCACCATCCAGGCTTAAATAAGGCAGTTTGATCGAAGACCTTGGAAAAAAGAGATATCAACAGGAAAAACAATCAGAAAAGTGAGTAAAATTACCAGGATCACCATGGTCACCTCCCCCAAAGACCCAATCTTTTCCACAGATGTCATCCACATTAGAACCCAGACCTGCCCaggaattttctttttaagtaatGCTGAGAAAATTGTGCCAGATGGCTGAACTAAATTTGATGTTGGCAGACGGATACACCTGTTGGGCCATTGTGTGCAAGCAATACAACTATATGACCCTCTGGCACGCGCAAAACAGCTTCATAAATTCTCTTAGCACTTCCATCCATGTCTTGGACTCCATATCTAAGTGAAAATATCAAATCGAAAACTGCAATGTTattcaaaatgaaaacaacAACAGGAGCAAGACACCAAATGTAAAATGTCACGTGAATGGTGCAGGAAGCATTTTCACTCTAATTCAATGGTAGCTGATGCTGGTGAAGAGATTAGATGTCCAACAAGAATGCTGCCCATGCAACACCAGCAACGTGGTAGACATGCATTAgccattaaaaaaagaaaaaaaatctgaattcaAAAATCAAGCCATGACCTCTAACACATGCCTGCCACGTCAGTGGAGTCAAGTAGGTGTTAGTGACGTAACACTGGTGGTGTTGCAAGTGCATTACTCGTCCAACAAACTCATGCAACAGGGATGTTTGAAATCAAGACTTTACAGTGATAATATGAAGtgcaaatgagataaaatagcaCAGTAAACTCCAATTTTATAATATGCTTCTTTAGTAAGAGAGATACCTTGCAGACAGAAGCCTTTTCCGAAAGATCTGCTCTCCTCCACAAGAAAATGGCCGTCCACCCACGACACTTAATTTCATCAGAGGAAAGTCTAAATGCCGATAAGCTACGTGCTCCTCACCAAGACTGATCATTGTGAAACTATTTTCAGCTTTAACAAAATTCTTAAACAATTCAAGAATGAAGTGTAATCTTCTCAGCAGCAATCAATATATTCATCTACCAGATTATTTTCAGTTATTTTAAAACATTCACTAGAAACTTCTAGCAACACCATGAATTCTGCTATGTCCTTTTCTaatatctttttctttcccccATAACTGGCAGTGTTTGCAAGTAA
Encoded here:
- the LOC122299261 gene encoding uncharacterized protein LOC122299261 isoform X1, with the protein product MSTALVHASTLCCLSSSSKLNPSSRTPMATTARIAVVGDVHDDWNLHEDTKALQFLQPDLVLFTGDFGNENVELVQSVASLEFAKAVILGNHDSWFTQQFSGKRKDGVQLQLECLGEEHVAYRHLDFPLMKLSVVGGRPFSCGGEQIFRKRLLSARYGVQDMDGSAKRIYEAVLRVPEGHIVVLLAHNGPTGLGSNVDDICGKDWVFGGGDHGDPDLAQAISLLKETGKFSIRVVVFGHMHKELAYRNGLRKMIVVGADNTIYLNGAIVPRVKRLIDEQGTADRSFMNNETPPTPESIGTKRAFTLVEILDGTVDKIAEIWVSVVGDKTALEEEHVLFKRGS
- the LOC122299261 gene encoding uncharacterized protein LOC122299261 isoform X2 gives rise to the protein MISLGEEHVAYRHLDFPLMKLSVVGGRPFSCGGEQIFRKRLLSARYGVQDMDGSAKRIYEAVLRVPEGHIVVLLAHNGPTGLGSNVDDICGKDWVFGGGDHGDPDLAQAISLLKETGKFSIRVVVFGHMHKELAYRNGLRKMIVVGADNTIYLNGAIVPRVKRLIDEQGTADRSFMNNETPPTPESIGTKRAFTLVEILDGTVDKIAEIWVSVVGDKTALEEEHVLFKRGS